The following is a genomic window from Burkholderia oklahomensis C6786.
CGAATTTCACCCGCAGTTCACCGACGAGAGCAAATCGAGCCGCTCCGCCGGCATGCCCTGTTGCGAAGGGATGACGGTGCCGCCCGTCACGGTCATCGCGCAGTTGTGCAGGCCGATAATTATGCCGGATTTCTCGGACTTCGCAGGATCGAAAGCCAGCTTCCAGCGCTGCAGCGCCGGGTCGCGAAAGAGCGCGACGATGCCGAATGCCTGCGCTTCGCGCGACACTTTTTCGGTCGCGTTGTAGCGCTGTCCCGGAATCAGCGTGATTTCGCGCACGCTCAGCAAATCGTTGCCGAGCGCGGTCTTTTCCTTGGCCGGATCGGTGAAGCTGTCGAACGGCGCCTGCTGGAACGATGTCGGATCCTTCAGCGCGTAGAGGCGCACGACGAGCGCGAGCGGGCGGTTGTCGTTCGCGGCGTTGAGGTTCGGCGCGGCGTAGAGCGTCAAGCCGACGTTGCGCGGCGGCTTCTGCGAATCGGGCACGTCGGGCTTGCCGACGCCCACCATCTGCAGCGCGGCGCTGCCTGCCGAACCGAGGAGCGGCACGGCGGCCGCGCAGCCGCCGAGCAGGACGCAGGCGGCGAGCGGCAGCGCGT
Proteins encoded in this region:
- the tssJ gene encoding type VI secretion system lipoprotein TssJ, producing the protein MNPHVTRYALPLAACVLLGGCAAAVPLLGSAGSAALQMVGVGKPDVPDSQKPPRNVGLTLYAAPNLNAANDNRPLALVVRLYALKDPTSFQQAPFDSFTDPAKEKTALGNDLLSVREITLIPGQRYNATEKVSREAQAFGIVALFRDPALQRWKLAFDPAKSEKSGIIIGLHNCAMTVTGGTVIPSQQGMPAERLDLLSSVNCG